A part of Luteolibacter flavescens genomic DNA contains:
- a CDS encoding type II toxin-antitoxin system HicB family antitoxin, protein MKTLIDLPTSLHQRAHCRASEQGVTLAEVVVEALEKELSPSRTTARTAHDRHFEIDSFGVPLLRRIPGDTTVVTAAFIERLRDQQGI, encoded by the coding sequence ATGAAAACCCTGATCGATCTTCCTACTTCCCTGCATCAGAGGGCGCACTGCCGCGCCTCCGAGCAGGGCGTTACGCTGGCCGAGGTGGTGGTGGAGGCCCTTGAGAAGGAACTTTCGCCCTCGCGGACCACCGCGCGCACGGCCCACGACCGGCACTTCGAGATCGATAGCTTCGGCGTCCCGCTGCTCCGCCGCATCCCGGGCGACACCACGGTGGTGACCGCCGCCTTCATCGAGCGGTTGCGCGACCAGCAGGGCATATGA
- a CDS encoding PEP-CTERM sorting domain-containing protein (PEP-CTERM proteins occur, often in large numbers, in the proteomes of bacteria that also encode an exosortase, a predicted intramembrane cysteine proteinase. The presence of a PEP-CTERM domain at a protein's C-terminus predicts cleavage within the sorting domain, followed by covalent anchoring to some some component of the (usually Gram-negative) cell surface. Many PEP-CTERM proteins exhibit an unusual sequence composition that includes large numbers of potential glycosylation sites. Expression of one such protein has been shown restore the ability of a bacterium to form floc, a type of biofilm.): protein MKISNACRRALAAVNLLILSVAHATQGPGIGDPIPEVKATAVPEPSPLFLLAGAMAVLLLLMRKGGPRSR from the coding sequence ATGAAGATCTCGAATGCCTGCCGCAGAGCCTTGGCCGCGGTGAATCTGCTCATCCTGTCCGTGGCCCATGCCACGCAGGGCCCCGGGATCGGCGACCCGATCCCCGAGGTGAAGGCGACCGCCGTGCCCGAGCCCTCGCCGCTCTTCCTGCTGGCCGGTGCGATGGCCGTGCTCCTGCTGCTGATGCGAAAGGGCGGGCCGCGCTCCCGCTGA
- a CDS encoding SGNH/GDSL hydrolase family protein, translating into MSHPLKAWTAALSLSLALAGSAAAEEPAPAYVPRAPLAKLDLHDGDTIVFLGDSITHQCLYTQYVEDYFYTRFPRMRLRLHNAGVGGSRAWDALHRFDRDVAAYQPKYVTVLLGMNDGRYAEYLDDVFTGYSTEMDRLLEKIDACGATAVLMTPTMFDARAKRMQPPGGFMGPKAVTFYNSTLAYYGAWLRDTASERGLGFVDMWGPLNETTLRERRKDPAFTLIKDSVHPDAPGQVVMAAAMIGDLGLPRIVSEMKFSLQEEQWTSTAEAAEITGLEGTADGLSFTSLERALPWVLPADAQPGVRLTDLGGEFGRQTLTVSGLPAGTYTVSIDGAEVTRATREELQTGLPLHDLAKTPQYQQAAHVAELNKQRNEGPVKTLRNEWVNFQQVKFLQSQVEKNPADEAEKQRLADAEKKLPGMEERVKAAEAAARAIEDDIFKNNQPRPHRFEIRPVGK; encoded by the coding sequence ATGAGCCATCCCTTGAAAGCCTGGACCGCCGCCCTTTCCCTTTCGCTGGCGCTGGCCGGCAGCGCCGCCGCGGAGGAGCCCGCCCCCGCCTACGTGCCTCGCGCGCCCCTGGCGAAGCTGGACCTGCACGATGGGGACACCATCGTCTTCCTGGGCGACAGCATCACCCACCAGTGCCTCTACACCCAGTACGTGGAGGACTACTTCTACACCCGCTTCCCCCGGATGAGGCTGCGGCTGCACAATGCGGGCGTGGGCGGCTCCCGCGCCTGGGACGCCCTCCACCGCTTCGACCGGGACGTGGCCGCCTACCAGCCGAAGTACGTGACCGTGCTGCTGGGGATGAATGACGGCCGCTATGCGGAATACCTGGATGACGTCTTCACCGGCTACAGCACGGAGATGGACCGGCTGCTGGAAAAGATCGACGCCTGCGGCGCCACGGCGGTGCTGATGACGCCGACGATGTTCGACGCCCGCGCGAAGCGGATGCAGCCGCCGGGGGGCTTCATGGGGCCGAAGGCGGTCACCTTTTACAATTCCACGCTCGCCTACTACGGCGCGTGGCTGCGGGACACCGCGAGCGAGCGGGGCCTGGGATTTGTGGACATGTGGGGGCCGCTGAATGAGACCACGCTCCGCGAGCGCCGGAAGGACCCGGCATTCACCCTGATCAAGGATTCGGTGCATCCGGACGCGCCGGGCCAGGTGGTCATGGCCGCCGCGATGATCGGGGACCTGGGTCTCCCGCGGATCGTCTCGGAGATGAAATTCAGCCTGCAGGAGGAGCAGTGGACCTCCACCGCGGAGGCCGCGGAGATCACCGGGCTGGAGGGAACGGCGGACGGGCTTTCCTTCACCTCCCTGGAGCGCGCCCTGCCCTGGGTGCTGCCGGCGGACGCCCAGCCCGGGGTCCGCCTGACGGACCTCGGCGGGGAATTCGGCAGGCAGACCTTGACCGTATCCGGCCTCCCTGCCGGCACCTACACCGTGTCCATCGACGGCGCGGAAGTCACCCGCGCGACCCGGGAGGAGCTCCAGACCGGCCTGCCCCTGCATGACCTGGCGAAGACCCCGCAGTATCAACAGGCCGCGCACGTCGCCGAGCTGAACAAGCAGCGCAACGAGGGCCCGGTGAAGACGCTCCGCAACGAGTGGGTCAATTTCCAGCAGGTGAAATTCCTCCAGTCCCAGGTGGAAAAGAATCCTGCCGACGAAGCGGAGAAGCAGCGCCTGGCCGACGCGGAGAAGAAGCTGCCCGGCATGGAAGAGCGGGTGAAGGCAGCCGAGGCCGCCGCCCGGGCGATCGAGGACGATATCTTCAAGAACAACCAGCCCCGCCCGCACCGCTTCGAGATCCGGCCCGTCGGGAAGTGA
- a CDS encoding thymidylate synthase yields the protein MKSPSHSGASRGDNREIRGALLKLTNPRARLSRSETRGKIFSGLGELVWYLSGSNRLDDITPYVEEYKNNSDDGLTIFGAYGPRLLTKKAAGRRRPINQLTNIIELLDKYPGSRRAVIQLFDAADLLPPRKKEIPCTCTLQFMVRGNKLDMHAHMRSNDAFWGLPHDIFCFTMLQEIVARSLGKDLGNYIHSVGSLHIYEKFEARAKAYLQEGWQSTRAMPDMPKENPWDSISKLLQIESQARGIASDDHDHKSLPDYWADLARLIQIFHVKDDSAKVALIKARMSNRFYSAYISRRTPANMKKIVSDV from the coding sequence TTGAAGAGTCCTTCTCACAGCGGTGCTTCCCGTGGTGACAATCGGGAAATAAGAGGAGCGCTTCTTAAGCTTACAAATCCTCGAGCAAGGCTCAGCCGTAGTGAAACCCGAGGGAAAATTTTCAGTGGATTGGGTGAGCTTGTCTGGTATCTCTCCGGGAGTAATCGTCTCGATGATATAACCCCTTATGTTGAGGAGTATAAAAATAATTCAGATGACGGACTAACGATATTTGGCGCGTATGGCCCTAGGCTTTTGACGAAAAAGGCTGCGGGACGACGACGCCCGATAAATCAGCTAACTAATATAATTGAGCTTCTGGATAAATATCCCGGATCTAGAAGAGCAGTGATTCAGCTCTTTGATGCAGCAGATCTCCTGCCACCGAGAAAGAAGGAGATTCCTTGTACCTGTACGCTTCAGTTCATGGTGAGAGGTAACAAGCTCGATATGCACGCACACATGCGGTCTAACGATGCCTTTTGGGGGTTGCCTCACGATATATTTTGCTTTACGATGTTACAAGAGATTGTAGCAAGGTCTCTCGGCAAAGATCTTGGAAATTATATTCACTCGGTCGGAAGTCTCCATATTTATGAGAAATTTGAAGCTAGAGCCAAAGCCTATCTTCAAGAAGGTTGGCAATCGACAAGGGCGATGCCAGATATGCCCAAGGAGAATCCTTGGGATTCAATTTCAAAATTACTTCAAATTGAATCTCAGGCTCGCGGGATTGCAAGTGACGATCATGATCATAAAAGTCTACCTGACTACTGGGCTGACCTCGCTAGGTTAATTCAAATTTTTCATGTTAAGGATGATAGCGCTAAAGTTGCCTTGATTAAAGCTCGGATGTCAAATAGATTTTATTCTGCTTATATAAGCCGGCGCACCCCCGCAAACATGAAAAAAATCGTGTCCGATGTGTAG